From the Solanum stenotomum isolate F172 chromosome 4, ASM1918654v1, whole genome shotgun sequence genome, one window contains:
- the LOC125861384 gene encoding uncharacterized protein LOC125861384 translates to MDQLMSQLAPTAYPTSQPSHLVHSTSHPASTEQDSSQQVPTVQAPFKKRIGRESQSYWTVEAIDSENNVKRLKVKKTDVLNLSGDELIVVNFDYLNEPFGEARSLLSGFCGILACDCSLFPINFEKWSSVPMSYLNRVFDQIIKEMRRRNTENWKKQTIPHIGGSKANATRRAEMMAETGQRPGRAQIYIATHKNKDGVYVNEAAKEICEKIELTLSQSTMDESQISPNDAVGKVLGKEHSGRVRCLGLGVVPSKVFKQVRPHFGGASASSSEGSCSSQCQENHNQMMNAFKAYMIMKEGMIPEQFAGFFASPSTNSSTTTPSDAASEPIPPVHTRRSCSGDIVLEGYSNATWNSYPNDSKSINAWIFTLAGTTIFWKSKKQTCITHSTMESEFIAMSSVGEEADWLRSMLIDIPL, encoded by the exons ATGGATCAACTTATGTCACAACTGGCTCCGACAGCTTATCCTACATCACAACCATCTCATTTAGTTCACTCGACATCACATCCGGCTTCAACAGAACAAGACTCGTCACAACAAGTTCCAACAGTTCAAGCACCATTCAAAAAGCGTATTGGGCGTGAATCACAGTCATATTGGACTGTAGAAGCAATAG ATTCAGAAAACAATGTCAAAAGgctcaaagtaaaaaaaacagATGTGCTTAATTTATCAGGTGATGAACTTATTGTGGTTAATTTTGATTACCTGAATGAACCATTTGGAGAGGCTCGTAGCCTTCTTTCAGGCTTTTGTGGAATTTTAGCATGTGATTGCTCTTTATTTCCAATCAACTTTGAGAAGTGGTCGAGTGTGCCTATGTCATACTTAAATCGTGTCTTCGATCAAATTATAAAG gaAATGCGTAGAAGAAATACTGAAAATTGGAAAAAACAGACTATTCCACACATAGGTGGCTCCAAAGCGAATGCTACAAGAAGGGCAGAAATG atGGCTGAAACAGGACAAAGACCTGGACGAGCACAAATATATATTGCTactcataaaaataaagatggaGTATATGTTAATGAAGCTGCAAAAGAAATATGT GAAAAAATTGAGCTAACTTTGAGCCAAAGTACCATGGATGAGTCTCAAATTTCGCCAAATGATGCTGTTGGTAAGGTTTTAGGAAAAGAGCACTCTGGAAGGGTTAGATGTTTGGGATTAGGAGTTGTCCCAAGTAAAGTTTTTAAACAAGTAAGACCGCATTTTGGTGGTGCAAGTGCTTCAAGTAGTGAAGGCTCATGTTCGTCCCAATGCCAAGAAAACCACAATCAAATGATGAATGCTTTTAAGGCGTATATGATAATGAAAGAAGGGATGATACCAGAACAATTTGCGGGGTTCTTTGCTTCTCCTTCGACAAATTCTTCTACAACAACT cCAAGTGATGCTGCTAGTGAACCAATTCCGCCTGTGCACACAAGAAGATCATGCAGTGGTGATA TTGTTCTTGAAGGTTATAGCAATGCTACTTGGAATTCTTATCCGAATGACTCTAAATCTATTAATGCTTGGATTTTCACTTTGGCTGGAACAACgatcttttggaaatcaaagaagCAGACATGTATTACTCACTCAACCATGGAGTCAGAATTTATAGCTATGTCTTCTGTTGGAGAAGAAGCTGATTGGCTGCGATCTATGTTGATAGATATTCCTTTGTAG
- the LOC125861383 gene encoding uncharacterized protein LOC125861383, which yields MDKSWIGMPRNTSEYLLGLNQFLDFAFNNGAIGDKIKCPCPKCGFGKWQTRNIVFDHLINKPFPKNYVTWVMHGEMNVFPNSRNIETTQATPPIENPIELLVNEAFGGLRHEGVDVGPSPVVEEEETLHDTPALNKKNLFELLKDGSQELYEGSKYSKLEFLLKLYHIKCLSGLSDKGMTMILDLLRDAFKFAKIPDSFYEAKKTINKLSLDYIKIDACPNDCMLYWEDDVNAETCKYCHTSRWKPEKKSNTDHTPTTSKKKKKKQKKNPAKILRYFPLKPRLQRLFMCSKIAEHMRWHAKDDKKDGTLRHPRDGEAWKKFDTTFPEFSSDPRNVRLGLASDGFNPFGTMSTSHSIWPVILVPYNLPPWLCMKQPNFILSMIIPGPRAPGNNIDVYLQPLIKELKELWSDGVDTFDSSKNEMFRMRAALMWTVSDFPGLDSLSGWNIHTGLACPSCNFDAEPCRLPHSRKWCFIGHRRFLSRNHKFRMMRHRFDGTVEERTPPKKLSGSDIFQQVRDINVTFGRPAELNRKRKRNKQRNDDEGGTQQWRKKSIFFDLPYWESNLLRHNLDVMHIEKNVFDNIIYTLLNDKEKSKDHIKARKDLQDMGIWRDLWPDENGECRLGAFTIPKKKKLAFLKTLKNILVPDGYAIVTDSNSQCSSKSGRCNSGRVFFLF from the exons ATGGATAAGTCTTGGATTGGAATGCCAAGAAACACATCGGAGTATTTGCTTGGTTTGAATCAATTTCTAGATTTTGCATTTAACAATGGAGCTATAGGAGATAAAATTAAATGTCCATGTCCTAAATGTGGTTTTGGAAAGTGGCAAACTAGAAATATAGTGTTTGACCATTTGATCAACAAGCCGTTCCCAAAGAATTATGTCACTTGGGTTATGCATGGAGAAATGAATGTGTTTCCTAATTCGAGAAACATAGAGACCACTCAGGCTACACCACCCATTGAAAATCCAATAGAATTATTGGTTAATGAAGCATTCGGGGGCTTAAGGCATGAGGGTGTTGATGTAGGTCCATCACCGGtagtggaagaagaagaaacattaCATGATACGCCTgctttaaataagaaaaatttattTGAGTTGCTTAAAGATGGAAGTCAAGAATTGTATGAAGGCTCCAAGTACTCAAAGTTGGAATTTTTGTTAAAGCTTTATCACATTAAGTGTTTGTCTGGATTAAGTGATAAGGGAATGACTATGATCCTAGATCTACTTCGGGATGCATTTAAATTTGCAAAGATCCCTGATTCTTTTTATGAGGCCAAGAAAACCATAAATAAGTTGAGTcttgattatatcaaaatagaTGCTTGTCCAAATGATTGCATGTTGTATTGGGAAGATGATGTTAACGCCGAGACATGTAAGTATTGTCACACTTCTAGATGGAAGCCAGAGAAGAAGAGCAATACAGATCATACACCGACCACaagtaagaagaaaaagaagaagcaaaagaagAACCCTGCAAAAATTTTGCGATACTTTCCCTTAAAACCAAGATTGCAAAGATTGTTCATGTGTTCTAAAATTGCAGAGCATATGAGATGGCATGCAAAGGATGataaaaaagatggaaccctACGACATCCTAGAGATGGTGAGGCATGGAAGAAGTTTGATACAACTTTTCCTGAATTTTCTTCTGATCCTCGAAATGTCCGATTAGGCCTAGCTAGTGATGGTTTCAATCCTTTTGGGACAATGAGTACTAGTCATAGCATTTGGCCTGTTATTTTGGTTCCATACAACCTTCCTCCATGGTTGTGTATGAAACAACCAAATTTTATCCTCTCAATGATTATTCCAGGTCCACGTGCACCAGGAAATAATATAGATGTATACCTCCAACCCCTtattaaggagttgaaagagttgtgGAGTGATGGTGTTGACACTTTTGACTCATCAAAGAATGAAATGTTTAGAATGCGAGCGGCTCTTATGTGGACAGTTAGTGACTTTCCTGGACTTGATAGCTTATCTGGTTGGAACATACATACTGGTCTTGCATGTCCCTCGTGTAATTTTGACGCAGAACCTTGTCGACTTCCTCATAGTAGAAAGTGGTGTTTTATTGGCCATCGTCGATTTTTGTCTAGAAATCACAAATTTAGAATGATGAGGCATCGTTTTGATGGAACCGTGGAAGAGAGGACCCCTCCAAAGAAGTTATCAGGATCAGATATTTTTCAACAAGTGAGAGATATCAATGTCACATTTGGAAGACCAGCAGAGTTGAATCGTAAAAGAAAACGAAACAAGCAAAGAAATGATGATGAAGGTGGAACTCaacaatggagaaaaaaaagcATCTTCTTTGATCTTCCATATTGGGAGTCTAATTTGTTGCGCCACAATTTAGATGTTATGCATATTGAAAAGAATGTGTTTGACAACATCATATATACCTTGctaaatgataaagaaaaatcaaaggaTCATATTAAGGCTCGAAAAGATCTACAAGACATGGGTATATGGCGCGATCTATGGCCGGATGAGAATGGTGAATGTCGGCTTGGTGCATTTACAattccaaagaagaagaaattggcCTTCCTCAAGACTTTAAAGAATATCTTAGTGCCAGATGGTTATGCAA TTGTTACCGATAGCAATTCGCAATGTTCTTCCAAATCAGGTCGTTGCAACTCTGGTAgagttttcttccttttttag